Proteins from a single region of Paraglaciecola sp. T6c:
- the tolQ gene encoding protein TolQ has product MSAELSIFGLFWQASLLVQLVMLLLLAASVASWTFIFQRSQALSRAKNDMKKFEDKFWSGVDLNRLYQELAARESVQGMASLFCAGFKEFVRLRKSSSTPSEAIMDGTYRAMRVSLSREIDELESRLPFLATVGSISPYIGLFGTVWGIMNAFIALGEVQQATLAMVAPGIAEALIATAMGLFAAIPSVIAYNRFSHQVEKLENNYGNFMEEFSSILHRQSLVTKADTVTNGPAQG; this is encoded by the coding sequence GTGTCGGCTGAGTTATCAATATTTGGATTATTTTGGCAAGCTAGCTTATTAGTTCAGCTTGTGATGTTGTTGTTATTAGCCGCGTCTGTGGCATCTTGGACGTTTATTTTTCAGCGTTCGCAGGCGTTGAGCCGTGCAAAAAATGATATGAAAAAATTTGAGGATAAATTTTGGTCAGGGGTCGATTTAAATCGTCTTTATCAAGAATTAGCTGCTCGAGAATCAGTGCAAGGTATGGCCAGTTTATTCTGTGCTGGCTTTAAAGAATTTGTCCGCTTGCGTAAGTCGTCATCTACCCCATCTGAGGCGATAATGGACGGTACTTACCGTGCGATGCGTGTTTCCTTGTCAAGAGAAATTGACGAATTAGAGAGCCGTTTACCTTTCTTGGCGACTGTGGGCTCAATTAGCCCGTATATTGGTTTATTTGGTACTGTGTGGGGGATCATGAATGCGTTTATCGCTTTGGGTGAAGTCCAACAAGCCACGCTAGCCATGGTGGCGCCTGGTATCGCTGAGGCGTTGATCGCAACCGCTATGGGTCTGTTTGCCGCTATCCCTTCTGTTATCGCTTATAACCGTTTCAGCCATCAAGTAGAAAAGCTCGAAAACAACTACGGTAACTTTATGGAAGAGTTTTCCAGCATATTGCATCGTCAGTCGCTGGTAACAAAGGCGGATACCGTCACCAACGGTCCAGCTCAGGGCTAA
- a CDS encoding ATP-binding cassette domain-containing protein: MIEIVGLAKKFSVENPKKLSEQERKDPRLKGRFFHSVIDVSFTCQQGEVLGLLGPNGAGKTTTLRMLSTALKPDSGSITINGTDVLQDPVMARKKIGFLSGSTGLYGRLSGRENIEYFAKLHGMTPVQIKHKMEALAELLDMHTFLDRRSENFSTGMKQKVAIARAVVHDPEVVILDEPTTGLDIMATQTVLRFIRGLKEQGTPVIFSTHHLDEVSELCDRVAVIDQGLSKFDGELKAFTQLADGSLHQAFLTSIDTERQ, translated from the coding sequence ATGATCGAGATAGTTGGCTTAGCCAAAAAGTTTTCAGTTGAAAATCCTAAAAAACTCAGTGAGCAAGAACGTAAAGATCCCAGACTTAAAGGGCGCTTTTTTCATTCTGTCATTGATGTGTCTTTCACCTGCCAGCAAGGGGAAGTATTAGGTTTGCTGGGCCCAAATGGTGCTGGCAAAACCACGACATTACGCATGTTGTCCACGGCACTCAAACCCGACAGTGGCAGCATTACCATTAATGGTACAGATGTGTTGCAGGATCCGGTAATGGCGCGAAAAAAAATAGGTTTTCTATCAGGCTCGACAGGCTTATACGGGCGACTTTCTGGTCGTGAAAACATTGAATACTTCGCTAAATTACATGGCATGACGCCAGTGCAAATCAAACACAAAATGGAGGCACTTGCCGAGCTCCTTGATATGCATACATTTTTAGACCGGCGCAGTGAGAACTTCTCTACCGGTATGAAACAAAAAGTCGCGATCGCCCGAGCGGTGGTGCATGACCCCGAAGTTGTGATCTTGGATGAGCCGACAACCGGCCTAGACATTATGGCGACTCAAACTGTGTTGCGCTTTATTCGCGGCCTAAAAGAGCAGGGCACGCCGGTGATATTCTCTACCCACCATTTAGATGAAGTGAGCGAATTATGCGACCGTGTAGCGGTTATCGACCAAGGGTTGAGCAAATTTGACGGGGAGTTGAAGGCGTTTACCCAACTCGCTGATGGTTCATTACATCAAGCTTTTTTAACCAGTATCGATACTGAGCGTCAATAA
- the ruvB gene encoding Holliday junction branch migration DNA helicase RuvB, giving the protein MIEADRLIQPTALREDEVIDRAIRPKMLADYTGQDHVCEQMDIFIQAARKRSDALDHLLIFGPPGLGKTTLANIVANEMGVSIKTTSGPVLEKAGDLAALLTNLEENDVLFIDEIHRLSPVVEEILYPAMEDYQLDIMIGEGPAARSIKLELPPFTLIGATTRAGSLTSPLRDRFGIVQRLEFYNIKDLTQIVKRSAHFLELNLDEEGAMEIAKRSRGTPRISNRLLRRVRDYAEIKANGEISSDVASAALDMLDVDKEGFDYMDRKLLTTIIDKFMGGPVGLDNLAAAIGEERDTIEDVIEPFLIQQGFLQRTPRGRIVSQRAYLHFGYDYEPN; this is encoded by the coding sequence ATGATAGAAGCCGATCGTCTCATTCAACCTACCGCCCTACGCGAAGATGAAGTCATCGATCGTGCTATCCGCCCTAAAATGCTGGCGGATTATACAGGGCAAGACCATGTGTGTGAGCAAATGGATATCTTTATTCAGGCCGCGCGTAAACGCAGTGATGCGTTGGATCATTTATTGATTTTTGGCCCCCCAGGCTTAGGCAAAACGACCTTGGCGAATATCGTGGCAAACGAAATGGGCGTGAGTATCAAAACGACCTCAGGGCCGGTACTTGAAAAAGCGGGGGACTTAGCGGCGCTGCTAACCAATTTAGAAGAAAACGATGTGTTGTTTATTGATGAAATTCATCGTTTGAGCCCAGTGGTGGAAGAAATTCTGTACCCTGCGATGGAAGATTATCAGCTGGATATCATGATAGGAGAGGGGCCAGCTGCCCGCTCAATTAAACTTGAGTTACCGCCGTTTACCTTGATTGGTGCAACAACACGAGCAGGCTCATTGACGTCACCATTGCGCGACAGATTCGGTATTGTGCAGCGCCTTGAGTTTTACAATATTAAAGATTTAACCCAAATCGTAAAGCGTTCTGCCCATTTCCTGGAATTAAATTTAGACGAGGAAGGCGCGATGGAAATCGCCAAGCGCTCCCGCGGTACACCGCGAATCAGTAACCGCTTGCTGCGCAGGGTACGAGATTATGCCGAAATAAAAGCAAACGGTGAAATTAGCAGTGACGTTGCTTCAGCTGCGCTGGATATGCTGGATGTAGATAAAGAAGGCTTTGACTACATGGACCGAAAATTGCTGACCACCATCATAGATAAATTTATGGGTGGGCCTGTGGGTCTCGATAACTTAGCGGCGGCGATTGGTGAAGAACGAGACACGATAGAAGATGTGATAGAGCCCTTTTTAATTCAACAAGGGTTCTTGCAGCGTACCCCAAGAGGGCGAATTGTGTCTCAGCGGGCATATTTGCATTTTGGTTATGATTACGAGCCTAATTGA
- the ruvC gene encoding crossover junction endodeoxyribonuclease RuvC, with translation MAIILGIDPGSRITGYGVIQRAGRQQQYLGSGCIRMQGDALAPRLQQIFDGVSQLILQYKPDMFAIEQVFMAKNPDSALKLGQARGAAIVAASNQGLDVAEYSARQIKQSVVGNGNAQKSQVQHMVTFILKLPGTPQADAADALAVALCHSHTNENLIKMSGQVKKTVRGRLR, from the coding sequence GTGGCAATTATTCTCGGCATAGATCCTGGCTCACGCATTACTGGCTACGGCGTAATACAAAGGGCAGGGCGACAACAACAATATTTAGGCAGTGGTTGTATTCGAATGCAGGGGGACGCACTGGCGCCGCGATTACAGCAAATATTTGACGGTGTCAGCCAGTTAATACTGCAATATAAACCCGATATGTTCGCTATTGAGCAAGTCTTTATGGCTAAAAACCCTGATTCAGCGTTAAAACTGGGTCAAGCCCGAGGCGCGGCTATTGTTGCAGCGTCCAACCAAGGACTTGATGTAGCGGAGTATTCCGCTCGGCAAATTAAACAATCTGTGGTGGGCAACGGGAACGCACAAAAAAGCCAAGTACAACATATGGTCACGTTTATTTTGAAGCTACCGGGCACGCCTCAAGCTGATGCTGCAGATGCATTAGCGGTTGCGCTTTGCCATAGCCACACCAACGAAAACCTCATCAAGATGTCAGGTCAGGTGAAAAAGACCGTACGCGGCAGATTACGATAA
- the aspS gene encoding aspartate--tRNA ligase — MRTDYCGNINASHIGQTVTLCGWVNRRRDLGGVIFIDLRDREGIVQVVYDPDLAELFDTANSLRSEFCVQIEGLVRARPQGQVNKDMGTGEIEILGKGLTILNKSAVLPLDSNQENSEEQRLKYRYLDLRRPVMSDRLKFRAKVTSAVRSYLEGDGFLDIETPMLTKATPEGARDYLVPSRTHKGKFFALPQSPQLFKQLLMMSGMDRYYQIVKCFRDEDLRADRQPEFTQIDIETTFLGAEQVMKITEGMIRNLFMKMLNVDLGEFPQMTYADAMRRFGSDKPDLRNPLELVDVADILKDVEFKVFSGPANDAKGRVAVIRVPGGASMTRKQIDEYTKFVGIYGAKGLAWMKVNDIDAGLEGLQSPILKFLGEDVAKQVLSRVEAQSGDILLFGADSATVVTEALGALRLKVGEDLDLLEGEWKPLWVIDFPMFEEFDGQFYALHHPFTAPRDMTAEQLAADPANALSNAYDMVLNGCELGGGSVRIHNQDMQAKVFNILGISEEEAEVKFGFLLDALKFGAPPHAGLAFGLDRLVMLMTGATSIRDVMAFPKTTTAACPLTDAPGIASDEQLKELSIKTDIVQEKAPSAE; from the coding sequence ATGCGCACAGATTATTGCGGCAACATCAATGCATCACACATCGGACAAACAGTCACTCTTTGCGGTTGGGTAAACCGTCGCCGCGATTTGGGTGGGGTTATTTTTATCGACTTGCGCGACCGCGAAGGTATCGTTCAAGTGGTTTACGATCCAGACTTGGCCGAATTGTTTGATACCGCAAACAGCTTGCGTAGCGAATTTTGTGTTCAAATTGAAGGTCTGGTTCGTGCTCGTCCGCAAGGGCAAGTGAATAAAGACATGGGCACCGGCGAAATCGAAATCTTAGGCAAAGGCTTAACGATTTTGAACAAATCAGCTGTCTTGCCACTGGACAGCAATCAAGAGAATTCAGAAGAGCAGCGTTTAAAATATCGCTACCTTGATCTTCGTCGCCCAGTGATGAGTGACCGTCTTAAGTTTCGTGCAAAAGTCACCAGCGCCGTACGCAGTTATCTTGAAGGCGACGGCTTCCTTGATATCGAAACGCCTATGCTGACCAAAGCGACCCCTGAAGGCGCCCGGGATTATTTAGTGCCAAGTCGTACCCATAAAGGGAAGTTCTTTGCGTTACCCCAGTCACCTCAATTGTTTAAGCAATTGTTGATGATGTCCGGTATGGACCGCTACTACCAAATCGTTAAATGTTTCCGTGACGAAGATTTACGTGCCGATCGTCAGCCTGAATTTACTCAAATCGATATCGAGACCACCTTTCTGGGTGCCGAGCAAGTAATGAAAATCACTGAAGGGATGATCCGCAACTTGTTCATGAAAATGCTGAACGTTGATTTAGGCGAATTCCCGCAAATGACTTATGCCGATGCCATGCGCCGATTTGGCAGTGACAAGCCTGATTTACGTAACCCATTAGAGTTGGTTGACGTGGCGGACATCTTAAAAGATGTAGAGTTTAAAGTGTTCTCTGGTCCGGCAAATGATGCTAAAGGCCGCGTAGCGGTTATTCGCGTGCCAGGCGGTGCGAGCATGACCCGTAAGCAAATCGATGAATACACTAAATTTGTCGGGATTTATGGTGCTAAAGGCCTAGCGTGGATGAAAGTAAACGATATCGATGCGGGCCTTGAAGGTTTGCAATCGCCTATCTTGAAATTTTTAGGTGAAGATGTGGCCAAGCAAGTGCTATCAAGAGTTGAAGCACAAAGCGGTGATATTCTATTGTTTGGGGCTGACAGCGCAACGGTTGTAACCGAAGCATTGGGGGCACTGCGCTTGAAAGTGGGTGAAGATTTAGACTTGCTTGAAGGTGAGTGGAAACCGCTTTGGGTGATTGACTTCCCTATGTTTGAAGAATTCGATGGCCAGTTTTATGCGCTGCATCATCCATTTACCGCTCCTCGTGATATGACGGCAGAGCAACTTGCTGCAGACCCCGCCAATGCGTTATCAAATGCTTATGACATGGTATTGAACGGCTGTGAATTAGGCGGTGGTTCGGTGCGTATTCATAACCAAGACATGCAAGCTAAAGTGTTTAATATCTTGGGGATCAGCGAAGAAGAAGCGGAAGTGAAATTTGGCTTCTTACTGGATGCCCTTAAATTTGGTGCGCCACCTCATGCCGGTTTAGCATTTGGTTTAGACCGCTTAGTAATGCTGATGACGGGTGCAACGTCTATTCGTGACGTGATGGCGTTCCCGAAAACAACGACTGCTGCGTGTCCATTAACGGATGCGCCTGGTATTGCCAGTGACGAGCAATTGAAAGAGTTGTCAATCAAGACTGACATCGTTCAGGAAAAAGCCCCAAGCGCGGAGTAA
- the nudB gene encoding dihydroneopterin triphosphate diphosphatase yields MQTSKNAYRRPESALVVIYDCQCRVLVMQRQDDPNFWQSVTGTLEIGELAINTALREVKEETGIDIQQAGYHLHDHQQINRYAIRDIWQHRYPPNTPFNTEHVFSIQVKDDVAIILTEHLAYQWLEKNAAMAKVWSDTNRAAIKDCVPDANMPT; encoded by the coding sequence CTGCAAACTAGCAAAAATGCTTATCGGCGTCCTGAATCGGCATTGGTGGTCATATATGACTGCCAATGTCGAGTGTTAGTGATGCAGCGCCAAGATGATCCTAACTTTTGGCAGTCGGTGACCGGTACGCTGGAAATCGGCGAGTTGGCTATCAATACCGCCCTAAGAGAAGTCAAAGAAGAAACCGGCATTGATATTCAACAAGCGGGTTATCACTTACACGATCATCAGCAGATAAATCGTTACGCCATTCGTGACATCTGGCAACATCGCTACCCGCCAAACACGCCCTTTAATACCGAGCATGTATTTTCAATACAAGTAAAGGATGATGTAGCTATTATCCTCACCGAGCATTTAGCCTATCAATGGTTAGAAAAAAACGCTGCCATGGCTAAAGTCTGGTCTGATACAAATCGGGCTGCAATCAAAGATTGCGTACCCGATGCGAACATGCCAACGTAA
- the ybgC gene encoding tol-pal system-associated acyl-CoA thioesterase, which yields MTLQKNLAVFEHQIRVYYEDTDAGGIVYYANYLKFLERARTEWLRSMGIEQDGLLERSIGFVVKRVEMDNQAPARFNELLRIQSEIVELKRASLVFKQTIISPSGQRLVSALIRVACVDLQQMKPIAIPGFILEEFSRVG from the coding sequence GTGACGTTGCAGAAAAACTTAGCAGTATTTGAACACCAAATAAGGGTGTATTATGAAGATACGGATGCAGGCGGAATTGTTTATTACGCGAATTATTTGAAGTTTCTAGAGCGCGCCAGAACAGAGTGGTTGCGCTCGATGGGGATTGAACAAGATGGGTTATTGGAACGATCTATCGGTTTTGTCGTCAAACGTGTCGAAATGGACAATCAAGCGCCTGCACGATTTAATGAACTATTGAGAATTCAAAGCGAAATAGTAGAATTGAAACGCGCAAGTTTGGTGTTCAAACAAACAATAATAAGTCCAAGTGGTCAACGCTTGGTCAGTGCTTTAATTAGGGTGGCGTGCGTGGACCTTCAGCAAATGAAACCTATCGCCATCCCCGGATTTATACTAGAGGAATTCTCGCGTGTCGGCTGA
- a CDS encoding DUF72 domain-containing protein, with product MLRVNIGCPIWTHDAWFSSIYPPKSSKKTALQSYSRLFNSVECNSSFYHLPNQDTLKKWLDSVPDDFRFVLKLPRSISHSGQLDTCTDELKHAIDNLAVLGETLGGVMLQLPKQFTPAHINQLGVLLDTIPTDLPMSVEVRHLAFFQKGEQEKALNQLLLSHKADRVIMDTRALFACDPSQFTGEERELVIDVQRKKPRVPTNVIATGDSPVVRFVGHQQIDKCTSFYRPWIKKIKYWLDEGKSPSIFFHMPDNKDAPWLAAAFIRDYNLTYPDAPLPALVLPASQNSHQQISIFDSLTP from the coding sequence ATGCTAAGAGTTAATATAGGCTGTCCTATTTGGACCCATGATGCTTGGTTTAGCAGTATTTATCCGCCCAAAAGCAGCAAAAAGACTGCCCTGCAATCCTATAGCAGGCTGTTTAATAGCGTAGAATGCAATAGCAGTTTTTATCATTTACCCAATCAAGACACCCTTAAAAAATGGCTCGACAGCGTGCCTGATGATTTTCGCTTTGTTCTTAAGTTACCCCGCAGTATTAGTCATTCGGGTCAACTCGATACATGTACAGACGAACTAAAGCACGCGATCGATAACTTAGCTGTGCTCGGCGAAACCCTTGGCGGCGTTATGTTACAGCTACCTAAGCAATTTACCCCAGCACATATCAACCAACTTGGCGTGCTCCTTGACACTATACCAACAGATTTACCTATGAGCGTGGAAGTCCGCCACTTGGCATTTTTTCAAAAGGGCGAACAAGAAAAAGCATTGAATCAGTTGTTACTTTCACATAAGGCAGACCGAGTGATAATGGATACCCGCGCCTTATTTGCTTGTGATCCAAGTCAATTCACCGGCGAAGAGCGCGAATTAGTCATCGATGTTCAACGTAAAAAGCCGCGGGTCCCGACCAATGTTATCGCTACCGGTGATTCACCTGTCGTACGCTTTGTCGGCCATCAGCAGATTGACAAATGCACGTCGTTTTATCGACCCTGGATCAAGAAAATAAAATATTGGCTGGATGAGGGTAAAAGCCCTTCCATTTTCTTTCATATGCCTGATAACAAAGATGCACCTTGGTTAGCGGCGGCCTTTATTCGTGATTATAACCTTACCTACCCTGATGCTCCGCTGCCTGCATTAGTATTACCAGCCTCGCAAAACAGCCATCAGCAGATATCGATATTTGACTCGCTAACCCCTTAG
- the tolR gene encoding protein TolR yields MYVRKRRRPVSEINVVPYIDVMLVLLIIFMVTAPLVTQGVKVDLPKAEAQPLEDDSKPPLIASVDADGNYFLNIAEDQEQAMTAVDVATLVAAHLRIEPETPVVVKGDGAVPYSNIVQLMVLLQRAGAPSVGLMTDPPEK; encoded by the coding sequence ATGTATGTAAGAAAACGCCGTCGTCCGGTGTCTGAAATCAATGTTGTGCCCTACATCGATGTGATGTTGGTGTTGCTGATTATCTTTATGGTAACCGCACCGCTTGTGACTCAAGGTGTTAAGGTAGATTTACCAAAAGCAGAAGCGCAACCGCTAGAAGATGATAGCAAGCCACCGCTAATTGCTTCCGTTGATGCAGATGGAAATTACTTCCTGAATATCGCTGAAGACCAAGAGCAGGCCATGACAGCTGTAGATGTGGCCACGTTAGTTGCGGCGCATTTGCGAATTGAACCTGAAACCCCAGTCGTGGTGAAAGGGGATGGCGCAGTGCCGTACAGCAATATAGTGCAGTTGATGGTGCTTTTGCAGCGTGCTGGTGCGCC
- a CDS encoding ABC transporter permease, translating to MWLVFFKEIKELLRDRKTLFFMIALPILIFPLIFGGMAYFTAQAFEKAESKVLKYAVVNDQYAPELTNDLAASDKFERVDIAINADYTALINSDTVDFVMVLPENYSADILRSGQLNITLYLNDAGLNMVRNRVNSMVQKYADAYQASAFSELGVTLVQQDALLKPIVLEQISTAGQRESWGEKIGGMLPYLLFVLCFQGAMFPATDIGAGEKERGTLETLLISPIDRTKIVLGKFLTIACAGATTALITVVSMAVWGLVLSRGFAMQFVADFMSQIGIVDFVLMFLMLIPLVAIFAAVLLSISIYARSFKEAQSYMGPLVIFVIMPVMVALMPGVKLKGGWAWVPLTNVALAMKELVKGTMDYFQLIGIFASTALIAALLLGFCVYWFKQEKVLFR from the coding sequence ATGTGGTTAGTCTTTTTTAAAGAAATAAAAGAATTGCTGCGCGACCGTAAAACGTTGTTTTTTATGATTGCGTTACCGATCCTCATTTTCCCGTTAATTTTTGGCGGAATGGCGTATTTCACCGCTCAGGCATTCGAAAAAGCGGAAAGCAAAGTCTTGAAATACGCGGTGGTGAACGACCAGTATGCGCCAGAGCTAACAAATGACTTGGCAGCCTCAGATAAGTTTGAGCGTGTAGATATTGCCATTAACGCCGATTACACGGCGTTAATTAACAGTGACACCGTTGATTTTGTAATGGTACTGCCGGAAAACTACAGTGCAGATATCCTTCGAAGCGGTCAGCTAAACATAACACTTTATTTAAATGACGCGGGATTAAACATGGTGCGCAACCGTGTGAATTCAATGGTGCAAAAGTATGCCGATGCGTATCAAGCATCAGCGTTTTCTGAACTTGGTGTCACCCTAGTGCAGCAAGATGCTTTGTTAAAACCCATCGTTCTTGAGCAAATAAGCACAGCGGGTCAACGGGAAAGTTGGGGCGAGAAAATAGGTGGTATGCTGCCATATTTACTGTTTGTATTGTGTTTTCAAGGGGCGATGTTTCCTGCGACCGACATTGGTGCCGGTGAAAAAGAGCGGGGCACATTAGAAACGCTGCTTATTTCACCTATCGATCGTACGAAAATTGTTTTAGGTAAATTTTTAACAATTGCTTGTGCTGGCGCCACCACCGCATTGATTACCGTTGTTAGCATGGCAGTATGGGGGTTAGTGCTCAGCCGCGGCTTTGCTATGCAGTTTGTAGCTGACTTTATGAGCCAAATTGGCATTGTTGATTTTGTTTTGATGTTTTTGATGCTGATCCCGCTGGTGGCTATCTTTGCGGCAGTATTGCTGAGTATTTCAATTTACGCTCGTAGCTTTAAAGAGGCCCAGAGTTATATGGGGCCGTTAGTGATTTTCGTTATCATGCCGGTCATGGTGGCACTCATGCCGGGAGTTAAACTTAAAGGCGGTTGGGCTTGGGTGCCTTTGACAAATGTAGCGCTAGCCATGAAAGAACTGGTAAAAGGTACCATGGACTATTTTCAGTTAATTGGCATTTTTGCTTCAACGGCATTGATTGCTGCATTACTGCTGGGATTTTGTGTGTACTGGTTTAAACAAGAAAAAGTGTTGTTTAGATAA
- the ruvA gene encoding Holliday junction branch migration protein RuvA, with the protein MIGRIRGTVVEKQPPEVLIDVAGVGYEIQIPMTSFYQLPEVGAEASVYTHFVVREDAQLLFGFADKNERAVFRELIKASGVGPKLALTILSGMSGQHFMQCVAHEDITALVKLPGVGKKTAERLVIEMRDRFKKLSLEQSASDDFALQGNNSIENTFVTSSDAKEEALSALIALGYKAPQASKVINSVYVKDITSEELIREALRAMI; encoded by the coding sequence ATGATAGGCAGAATACGCGGCACAGTAGTAGAAAAACAGCCACCAGAGGTACTCATCGATGTAGCTGGAGTCGGCTATGAAATACAAATTCCCATGACCAGTTTTTATCAATTACCTGAGGTAGGTGCCGAGGCCAGCGTTTATACTCACTTTGTGGTGCGCGAAGATGCACAATTGTTGTTTGGTTTTGCTGATAAAAATGAGCGCGCCGTATTTAGAGAGTTAATTAAAGCCAGCGGCGTAGGGCCTAAATTGGCATTAACGATTTTGTCGGGCATGTCGGGGCAGCATTTCATGCAGTGTGTTGCACACGAAGACATTACCGCGTTGGTGAAGTTACCTGGCGTTGGTAAGAAAACCGCAGAGCGTTTAGTGATAGAAATGCGCGATCGCTTTAAAAAACTAAGCTTAGAGCAATCTGCAAGTGATGATTTTGCTCTGCAAGGCAATAATAGTATTGAAAATACCTTTGTTACTTCAAGTGATGCGAAAGAAGAAGCCCTAAGCGCACTGATAGCACTTGGGTATAAGGCGCCTCAAGCGAGTAAAGTGATAAATTCTGTGTATGTAAAAGACATCACCAGTGAAGAATTAATTCGCGAAGCATTGCGGGCAATGATCTGA